One window of the Novosphingobium sp. KACC 22771 genome contains the following:
- a CDS encoding ADP-polyphosphate phosphotransferase — MEIDLKTYRIPEGKNVDLKKRKTHVAPVYESKEDYEAILAAHVARLSDLQQRHYAANAHGLLIIFQAMDAAGKDGVIRHVMSGVGPQGCAVFAFKRPSDSELQHDFLWRAEGKLPGRGEIAIFNRSYYESVLVVKVHAKSLKAEIGPDGKAGQQLWDDRYRSIRDFERHLHVNGTRIVKIFLHVSKEEQRRRFLARIDEPHKNWKLTPADIEERKFWKDYRRAYEACIKETSTKEAPWHVVPADDKENARLIVSQIVLDALEGLRPEFPEVSLEQRGQLQAIRTQLLAEGE, encoded by the coding sequence ATGGAAATCGACCTGAAAACCTATCGCATTCCCGAAGGCAAAAACGTCGATCTGAAAAAGCGCAAGACGCATGTCGCGCCCGTCTATGAATCCAAGGAGGATTACGAGGCGATCCTGGCCGCCCATGTCGCGCGCCTCTCCGATCTGCAACAGCGCCATTATGCCGCCAATGCCCATGGCCTGCTGATCATCTTTCAGGCGATGGATGCGGCGGGCAAGGATGGGGTCATCCGCCATGTCATGTCGGGCGTGGGGCCGCAGGGTTGCGCCGTATTCGCCTTTAAGCGCCCCAGCGACAGCGAATTGCAGCATGATTTCCTGTGGCGCGCGGAAGGCAAATTGCCTGGGCGCGGCGAGATCGCGATCTTTAACCGGTCCTATTACGAGAGCGTTCTGGTGGTGAAGGTTCACGCCAAGAGCCTCAAGGCCGAAATCGGACCCGATGGCAAAGCGGGCCAACAGCTCTGGGATGACCGCTATCGCTCGATCCGCGATTTCGAGCGGCATCTGCATGTCAACGGCACGCGCATCGTCAAGATTTTCCTCCACGTTTCCAAGGAGGAGCAGCGGCGGCGCTTTCTGGCCCGCATTGACGAGCCGCACAAGAACTGGAAATTGACGCCCGCCGATATTGAGGAGCGCAAGTTCTGGAAAGACTATCGCCGCGCCTATGAGGCCTGCATCAAGGAAACCAGCACCAAGGAGGCGCCGTGGCATGTCGTGCCCGCCGATGACAAGGAAAACGCCCGGCTGATCGTCTCGCAGATCGTGCTTGATGCGCTGGAAGGGCTGCGCCCCGAATTTCCCGAAGTTTCGCTGGAGCAGCGCGGACAGTTGCAGGCCATCCGCACGCAATTGCTGGCCGAGGGGGAATAG
- a CDS encoding GlcG/HbpS family heme-binding protein, producing MKTKHTLETADVKAILAAAEAEALANGWAVSIAVVDDGGHLLGQIRLDGASASTAHMAPAKAVTSIMGRRESKVYEDLILNGRVSMLTAPALQAMLEGGVPIVVDGDFVGAVGVSGVKSEQDVQIARAGIAAIL from the coding sequence ATGAAGACCAAGCACACTCTTGAAACCGCCGATGTCAAGGCGATCCTGGCCGCCGCCGAGGCCGAAGCTCTGGCCAATGGCTGGGCGGTGTCGATTGCGGTGGTCGATGATGGCGGGCATCTGCTGGGGCAGATCCGCCTCGACGGCGCTTCGGCCAGCACCGCGCATATGGCCCCGGCCAAGGCGGTGACTTCGATCATGGGCCGCCGCGAGAGCAAGGTTTATGAAGATCTGATCCTCAACGGCCGTGTTTCCATGCTGACGGCCCCGGCCTTGCAGGCGATGCTCGAAGGCGGCGTGCCGATTGTGGTCGATGGCGATTTCGTCGGCGCGGTGGGCGTGTCGGGCGTCAAATCGGAGCAGGATGTCCAGATCGCGCGCGCCGGGATTGCCGCGATCCTGTGA
- a CDS encoding TonB-dependent receptor plug domain-containing protein: MHSSTRALLLGGLSGLALTGAPAMAQTAPETKPQEIIVTGSYLGNVRQEDRASPIVSVDSKALEKTGVASIGDLTRFIPQNVGSTGGMQDLQKGGADTRDTRSANLRGLGSGATLVLLNGRRVTPQAGDGYVNLNSLTPDIAVNRVETVLDGASSTYGADAVAGVFNLITNTKFTGVKMSAQFISMDKSPAWNVQAMVGLGNDRIHSVFSASYRFQDNLQNGDRAVTNFFNASTTGYPGRFVLYGRPQTSSGGNVIINGNNYTALYDANKAANGTLTVVDPNCGAPGTSSVYLPTGGATFGLGNCAYSYQAQNPIRPQSKSLNIHNDTTFDVAPGHTIYAELSYYHQDSSRYGVPSYAQTHNGATPPLMPANNPYNPFGVTAGFLGRAIGAQGFGGTYQYRVMRDTVDQQHYVLGARGKLFNDWKYAVSATYSASHTIARDKDTDMNLFQAALNGYGGPNCNIRFNGAGSGAVAGAGNCLWYSPLQADNAKQDPALLYNLQTDEFSDYKNEYFVGEAVANGSLVTINGHSLDVAVGVQARKEKSRGIYSDLLLSGFGGFIGPARNYSYTRNVKSAFVEANYEVIDGLNVNAAARYEDYGGFNSTAPKLAVNWRVLPQVSLRGSLSRAFQAPAIANSSNALISTGVGNITDPKDGTTTFRTIATYGNPNLKPQTADVFNFGATFLPVPKMRLSVDFWQFKYNNQIQTQGAQAVISANPNSSAVIRDTTTGSAQTINVTSFNAASGTKTSGIDVAAQYGFNVGPVQVTLRDAVTYLLKYDIDTGSTVYDGIGYRNAFNQSPGSASAAPRWRSVAGADFAYGTHDLSITWRYTSGVLDDYGLNLGTAPTDRIKAFSVFDVQYTKSFGEDDRFSLTAGMINAFDTAPGFAKFNGYLPSISDPFGRQIYARVGAKF, from the coding sequence ATGCATTCTTCGACTAGAGCGCTGTTGCTGGGCGGGCTGTCCGGCCTGGCATTGACGGGCGCGCCCGCGATGGCGCAGACCGCGCCCGAAACCAAGCCGCAGGAAATCATCGTCACCGGCTCGTATCTGGGCAATGTGCGTCAGGAAGATCGCGCCTCGCCCATCGTTTCGGTGGACAGCAAGGCGCTGGAAAAGACCGGCGTGGCCTCGATCGGCGATCTGACGCGCTTTATCCCGCAGAATGTCGGCTCGACGGGCGGCATGCAGGATCTGCAAAAGGGCGGGGCGGACACGCGCGACACGCGTTCGGCCAACCTGCGCGGGCTGGGCTCGGGCGCGACGCTGGTGCTGCTCAACGGGCGCCGCGTGACGCCGCAGGCGGGCGACGGCTATGTCAACTTGAACTCGCTGACGCCTGACATCGCGGTCAACCGGGTGGAAACGGTGCTGGATGGTGCCTCGTCCACCTATGGCGCGGATGCGGTGGCGGGTGTGTTCAACCTCATCACCAACACCAAGTTTACCGGCGTTAAAATGTCGGCCCAATTTATCAGCATGGACAAAAGCCCGGCGTGGAATGTTCAGGCGATGGTCGGCCTTGGCAATGACCGCATCCACAGCGTGTTTTCGGCCAGCTATCGTTTTCAGGACAACCTGCAAAACGGCGACCGCGCGGTAACCAATTTCTTCAACGCATCGACCACCGGCTATCCGGGCCGCTTCGTCCTTTATGGCCGCCCGCAGACCAGCAGCGGCGGCAATGTCATCATCAACGGCAACAATTACACCGCCCTGTATGACGCCAACAAGGCCGCCAACGGCACCTTGACCGTGGTGGACCCCAATTGCGGCGCGCCCGGCACGTCGAGCGTCTATCTGCCCACCGGCGGCGCGACGTTTGGCCTTGGCAATTGCGCCTATTCCTATCAGGCGCAAAACCCGATCCGGCCCCAGTCGAAGAGCCTGAACATCCACAATGACACGACCTTTGACGTCGCGCCGGGCCACACAATCTATGCCGAGCTGAGCTACTACCATCAGGATTCCAGCCGCTATGGCGTGCCCTCCTATGCCCAGACGCATAATGGCGCGACCCCGCCGCTGATGCCCGCCAACAACCCCTATAATCCCTTTGGCGTGACTGCCGGCTTCCTTGGCCGCGCGATCGGCGCGCAGGGTTTTGGCGGCACCTATCAGTATCGCGTGATGCGCGACACCGTGGACCAGCAGCACTATGTGCTGGGCGCGCGGGGCAAGCTGTTCAACGATTGGAAATATGCGGTCTCGGCCACCTATTCGGCCAGCCATACGATTGCGCGTGATAAAGACACCGACATGAACCTGTTCCAGGCCGCGCTGAACGGTTATGGCGGGCCCAATTGCAACATCCGCTTCAACGGCGCTGGTTCGGGCGCGGTGGCGGGCGCGGGCAATTGCCTGTGGTACAGCCCGCTTCAGGCCGACAATGCCAAGCAGGATCCCGCGCTGCTCTATAACCTGCAGACCGACGAATTTTCGGACTATAAAAACGAGTATTTCGTGGGTGAGGCTGTGGCCAACGGCTCGCTGGTGACGATCAACGGGCATAGCCTCGACGTGGCCGTGGGCGTTCAGGCGCGCAAGGAAAAGTCGCGCGGAATCTATTCGGACCTGCTGCTGTCGGGCTTTGGCGGCTTTATTGGCCCGGCTCGCAACTATTCCTATACGCGCAATGTAAAGAGCGCCTTTGTCGAGGCCAATTACGAGGTGATCGACGGGCTGAACGTCAATGCGGCGGCGCGTTATGAAGATTACGGCGGTTTCAACTCCACCGCGCCCAAGCTGGCGGTCAACTGGCGCGTGCTGCCGCAGGTCTCGCTGCGCGGTTCGCTCAGCCGCGCGTTCCAGGCCCCTGCGATTGCCAACAGCTCGAACGCTCTGATCAGCACCGGCGTGGGCAATATCACCGATCCCAAGGACGGCACCACCACCTTCCGCACCATTGCCACCTATGGCAACCCGAACCTGAAGCCCCAGACGGCGGATGTGTTCAACTTTGGCGCGACCTTCCTGCCGGTGCCCAAGATGCGCCTGTCGGTCGATTTCTGGCAGTTCAAGTATAACAACCAGATCCAGACCCAGGGCGCGCAGGCGGTGATCAGCGCCAACCCCAATTCGAGCGCGGTGATCCGCGACACGACGACCGGTTCGGCCCAGACCATCAACGTCACCAGCTTTAACGCGGCCAGCGGCACCAAGACGTCGGGCATCGACGTTGCCGCGCAATATGGCTTCAATGTCGGCCCGGTTCAGGTGACGCTGCGCGATGCGGTGACCTATCTGCTCAAGTATGACATTGATACGGGCAGCACGGTCTATGACGGCATCGGCTATCGCAATGCCTTCAACCAGTCGCCCGGTTCGGCCTCGGCCGCGCCCCGCTGGCGCAGCGTGGCGGGCGCCGACTTTGCCTATGGCACGCATGATCTGTCGATCACATGGCGCTATACGTCGGGCGTGCTGGACGATTACGGGCTGAACCTTGGCACCGCGCCCACCGACCGGATCAAGGCTTTCTCGGTGTTTGACGTGCAATATACCAAGAGCTTTGGCGAGGACGATCGCTTCAGCTTGACCGCGGGCATGATCAACGCGTTTGACACCGCCCCCGGTTTTGCCAAGTTCAACGGCTATCTTCCTTCGATCTCGGACCCCTTCGGGCGCCAGATTTATGCAAGGGTCGGGGCGAAGTTCTGA
- a CDS encoding alpha/beta hydrolase domain-containing protein, with the protein MMKTLRHAPFGALRYALLGATILMSHAADARLTRIEVAKTVPDKPGYETISGRFHGEVDPTDKHNTIITDIAAAPRNARGMVEYSATFAITRPLAGSDTLFYDVPNRGNILRDPDPMGFVRVVSGWQGDLPEDAGLQTIRVPVAKGLTGPVLARFVDMPAGVTSLPITGSIGRPTPRPLPVSLDTTKARLMRLKGDSAPLETIKPSDWAFADCRTAPFPGTPDPARICLRGGFDPKFAYTLAYEGKDPLVLGLGFAATRDLVAFLRHADKDDAGHPNPAGKIAYAIASGTSQSGNYVRTFVHLGFNADESGRRVFDGVNPNIAARQVPLNLRFGVPGGAAGLFEPGSEGTLWWKRYNDKARGRGVSSLLDRCHASNTCPKVVETFGSAEFWGLRMSPGLIGTDGRADLPLPPEVRRYYFPSTTHGGSWSGGFPTGGDPTPQGCVLPGNAVSSMESLRAAQMMLVAWVKEGKSPLPSRYPTLKGGDLVTATAKAMGWPAIPGAPVPDGKLNSLLNYDFGPGYKTHDTSGVIGKQPPRVLGALPQRVPRVNGDGNETSGVPAVALQVPLGTHLGWNVKANGYEAGGGCGFAGGFIPFARTKAERLAKHDPRLSLEERYHDHAGFVEAVRKAVARQQAAGWLLDADAQKLIAQAEASKVLTD; encoded by the coding sequence ATGATGAAGACTCTGCGTCATGCGCCTTTCGGCGCTCTGCGTTACGCGCTTTTGGGCGCGACGATCTTGATGTCGCACGCTGCCGATGCGCGCCTGACCCGGATCGAAGTGGCAAAGACTGTCCCTGACAAGCCGGGCTATGAAACGATCAGCGGGCGTTTCCATGGCGAGGTCGATCCCACAGACAAGCACAACACCATCATCACCGATATTGCCGCCGCTCCCCGCAATGCGCGCGGCATGGTCGAATATTCGGCGACCTTTGCCATCACGCGGCCCCTGGCGGGCAGCGATACGCTGTTTTATGATGTGCCCAATCGCGGCAATATCCTGCGCGATCCCGATCCGATGGGTTTTGTCCGCGTGGTGTCGGGCTGGCAGGGTGATTTGCCCGAGGATGCCGGTTTGCAGACCATCCGCGTACCGGTGGCCAAGGGATTGACCGGGCCGGTGCTGGCGCGCTTTGTCGATATGCCTGCGGGCGTCACCAGCCTGCCGATCACCGGCAGCATCGGCCGCCCGACGCCCCGCCCATTGCCGGTGTCGTTGGATACCACCAAGGCGCGGCTTATGCGGCTGAAAGGTGACAGTGCGCCGCTCGAAACCATCAAGCCCTCGGACTGGGCCTTTGCCGATTGCCGGACGGCGCCTTTCCCCGGCACGCCGGACCCGGCGCGGATCTGCCTGCGCGGCGGGTTCGATCCCAAATTCGCCTATACGCTGGCCTATGAGGGCAAGGATCCGCTGGTGCTGGGCCTTGGCTTTGCCGCGACGCGCGATCTGGTGGCCTTTTTGCGCCACGCCGACAAGGACGATGCGGGCCACCCCAATCCGGCGGGCAAGATCGCTTATGCGATCGCCAGCGGGACCTCGCAGTCGGGCAATTATGTCCGCACCTTCGTCCATCTGGGCTTTAATGCCGATGAGTCCGGACGGCGCGTGTTTGACGGGGTGAACCCCAATATTGCCGCGCGTCAGGTGCCGCTCAACCTGCGCTTTGGCGTGCCGGGCGGGGCGGCGGGCCTGTTTGAACCGGGCAGCGAGGGGACGCTGTGGTGGAAGCGTTATAATGACAAGGCGCGTGGGCGTGGCGTGTCGAGCCTCCTCGACCGCTGCCATGCCAGCAACACCTGCCCCAAGGTGGTGGAAACTTTCGGATCGGCCGAATTCTGGGGTCTGCGCATGTCGCCCGGCCTGATCGGCACGGATGGGCGCGCCGATCTGCCCCTGCCGCCCGAGGTTCGCCGCTATTATTTCCCCAGCACCACCCATGGCGGATCGTGGAGCGGTGGTTTCCCCACCGGCGGCGATCCCACGCCGCAGGGATGCGTGCTGCCGGGTAATGCGGTTTCCTCGATGGAGAGCCTGCGCGCGGCGCAGATGATGCTGGTGGCATGGGTGAAGGAGGGCAAGTCGCCTCTGCCCAGCCGCTATCCCACGCTGAAGGGCGGCGATCTGGTGACGGCCACGGCCAAGGCGATGGGCTGGCCCGCCATTCCCGGCGCGCCGGTGCCCGATGGCAAGCTCAATTCGCTGCTCAACTATGATTTCGGGCCGGGGTATAAAACCCATGACACCAGCGGCGTGATCGGCAAGCAGCCTCCGCGCGTGCTGGGCGCCTTGCCGCAGCGGGTGCCGCGGGTGAATGGCGATGGCAATGAAACCTCGGGCGTTCCGGCGGTGGCGCTGCAGGTGCCGCTGGGCACGCATCTGGGCTGGAACGTCAAGGCAAATGGCTATGAGGCGGGCGGCGGCTGCGGCTTTGCCGGTGGCTTCATCCCCTTTGCGCGGACCAAGGCGGAGCGATTGGCCAAGCACGATCCGCGCCTCTCGCTGGAGGAGCGCTATCACGATCATGCCGGTTTTGTGGAGGCCGTGCGCAAGGCGGTGGCGCGGCAGCAGGCGGCCGGGTGGCTGCTGGATGCCGACGCGCAAAAGCTGATCGCGCAGGCAGAGGCGAGCAAGGTGCTGACCGACTGA
- a CDS encoding AtuA-related protein: MAGILRDIAHVRTGDKGDISQIAVFALREADYLRLLAAVTPERLAAHLPGLSPRLIRRYELPALAAVNLVLEGALQGGVTRSLSLDAHGKTLGAQLLDLPLLPE, from the coding sequence ATGGCCGGAATTCTGCGTGACATCGCCCATGTGCGTACGGGAGACAAAGGCGACATTTCGCAAATCGCCGTCTTTGCCCTGCGCGAAGCGGACTATCTCCGTTTGCTGGCCGCTGTGACGCCGGAACGGTTGGCTGCCCATTTGCCGGGCCTCTCGCCCCGGCTGATCCGGCGCTATGAACTGCCCGCGCTGGCTGCGGTCAATCTGGTGCTGGAGGGGGCGCTGCAAGGCGGCGTTACCCGCTCTCTTTCGCTCGACGCGCATGGCAAGACGCTGGGCGCGCAATTGCTCGATCTTCCCCTTTTGCCGGAGTGA
- a CDS encoding acyclic terpene utilization AtuA family protein, with translation MTRSTLRIGAGAGFSGDRIEPALDLIEHGGLDYLAFECLAERTIGLAQAARAADPQAGFDPLLETRMRRALPLAAPRGVRIVTNMGAANTLGAARKVTEIARELGLSGYRTAAVTGDDVLDLVLAGDYPLIDRPGTSRDLGDAIVSANAYLGAQGIVMALSQGADTVITGRVCDPALFLGPLVHELGWSFDDYAMLGAGTMIGHLLECAGQLCGGYFADPGIKDVPGLARLGFPYADVARDGSAMLGKLAQSGGRIDTATVKEQLLYEILDPAAYLQADVSADFRHVRIEQAGPDQVRVSGGMGAPAPDKLKVSIAYHDGYMGEGQISYAGPGAAARGRLAIEIIRERLRIIGAQVDELRCDLIGVDAVDRRGAGGDPAEVRVRISARTPCAESATMIGAEVEALYTNGPMGGGGVTRSVRKVLAVASTLIARELVAPRVHLEIA, from the coding sequence GTGACCCGTTCGACCTTGCGCATTGGCGCCGGCGCCGGATTTTCGGGGGATCGCATCGAACCCGCGCTCGATCTGATCGAGCATGGCGGACTTGATTACCTCGCCTTTGAATGCCTTGCCGAACGCACGATCGGTCTGGCCCAGGCCGCCCGCGCCGCCGATCCGCAGGCCGGTTTCGATCCCCTGCTGGAAACAAGGATGCGCCGCGCTCTGCCGCTGGCCGCGCCGCGCGGGGTGCGGATCGTGACGAACATGGGCGCGGCCAACACTTTGGGCGCGGCGCGCAAGGTGACGGAAATCGCCCGCGAACTGGGCCTGTCGGGCTATCGTACGGCGGCGGTGACGGGCGATGATGTGCTCGATCTGGTGCTGGCGGGCGATTATCCGCTGATCGACCGACCGGGCACCAGCCGCGATCTGGGCGATGCCATCGTCTCGGCCAACGCCTATCTTGGCGCGCAGGGCATCGTCATGGCGTTGAGCCAAGGCGCCGATACGGTCATCACCGGGCGGGTCTGCGATCCGGCGCTGTTTCTGGGGCCGCTGGTGCATGAGTTGGGCTGGTCGTTTGACGATTACGCGATGCTGGGGGCGGGCACGATGATCGGCCATCTGCTGGAATGCGCAGGCCAGTTATGCGGTGGCTATTTCGCCGATCCGGGGATCAAGGATGTGCCCGGTCTGGCCCGCCTCGGCTTTCCCTATGCCGATGTGGCGCGCGACGGCAGCGCTATGCTGGGCAAATTGGCGCAGAGCGGGGGGCGGATCGACACGGCCACGGTCAAGGAGCAATTGCTTTACGAAATCCTCGACCCCGCCGCCTATCTGCAGGCCGATGTCAGCGCCGATTTCCGCCATGTACGTATCGAACAGGCCGGGCCGGATCAGGTGCGCGTGTCGGGCGGCATGGGCGCGCCCGCGCCCGATAAGCTCAAAGTTTCGATCGCCTATCACGACGGCTATATGGGCGAAGGGCAGATTTCTTATGCCGGGCCGGGCGCGGCGGCGCGCGGGCGTTTGGCCATCGAGATCATCCGCGAACGCTTGCGGATCATCGGGGCGCAGGTTGACGAATTGCGCTGCGACCTGATCGGGGTGGATGCTGTGGACCGGCGCGGCGCGGGTGGCGATCCGGCAGAGGTCCGGGTTCGCATTTCCGCCCGCACGCCCTGCGCCGAAAGCGCGACCATGATCGGCGCCGAGGTCGAGGCCCTTTACACCAACGGCCCGATGGGCGGCGGCGGGGTCACGCGGTCGGTGCGCAAGGTGCTGGCGGTAGCCTCGACGCTGATCGCGCGCGAACTGGTTGCGCCCCGCGTTCATCTGGAGATTGCCTGA
- a CDS encoding CitMHS family transporter encodes MLETVAVATILGLLAAILSQRVSPLVALILAPVLGALAIGAGAHIPAYMIAGITRIAPVAGMFVFAILFFGLLGDAGVLKPLVSGVLRAVGKDPKRITVGTALLALVIHLDGSGAVCFLITIPALRPLYDELGMDRRVLACTASMAAGVNFLPWTGPTIRAGSALKLPVSTIFTPMIGVQLVGLAFVFAVAWWLGLREERRLGLTPTRASAPVDRAPLPRFFWINCLLALIVVGVMVSGRVEPVVVFMIGTALVLLLNFPAPALQRERIESHAGAALQMVGVLMAAGVFTGIMNESGMIKAVASAAAGHMPAALGPHLPPVVAVLSMPLSLIFDPDSFYFGVLPVLAEVAAHFGLPPVQVAQAALLGQMTTGFPVSPLTPATFLVAGLSGVELAAHQRFAIPWLFAASLVMTAAALVLGVFSL; translated from the coding sequence ATGCTTGAAACCGTGGCTGTGGCCACCATTCTGGGCCTGTTGGCCGCGATCCTGTCGCAGCGAGTCTCGCCTCTGGTTGCGCTGATTCTGGCGCCGGTGCTCGGCGCTCTGGCGATCGGCGCGGGCGCGCATATCCCCGCCTATATGATCGCGGGCATCACGCGGATCGCGCCGGTGGCGGGCATGTTTGTCTTTGCCATCCTGTTTTTCGGCCTGCTGGGCGATGCGGGCGTTTTGAAGCCTCTGGTTTCGGGCGTGCTGCGCGCCGTGGGCAAGGATCCCAAGCGCATCACGGTGGGCACCGCCCTGCTGGCGCTGGTGATCCATCTCGACGGGTCGGGGGCGGTGTGCTTTCTGATTACGATCCCGGCGCTGCGGCCTTTGTATGACGAATTGGGCATGGACCGGCGCGTGCTGGCCTGCACGGCCTCGATGGCGGCGGGGGTCAATTTCCTGCCGTGGACCGGGCCGACAATCCGGGCGGGATCGGCGCTGAAACTGCCGGTCTCCACGATTTTTACGCCGATGATCGGGGTGCAGTTGGTGGGCCTCGCCTTTGTCTTTGCCGTCGCATGGTGGCTGGGCCTGCGTGAAGAGCGCCGCCTTGGCCTGACGCCCACGCGTGCTTCTGCCCCGGTTGATCGTGCGCCATTGCCCCGCTTTTTCTGGATCAACTGTCTGTTGGCGCTCATCGTGGTGGGCGTCATGGTCTCGGGGCGGGTCGAGCCGGTGGTGGTGTTCATGATCGGCACGGCGCTGGTGCTGCTGCTCAACTTTCCCGCCCCCGCGCTCCAGCGTGAGCGGATCGAATCCCACGCGGGCGCCGCGCTGCAGATGGTGGGCGTGCTGATGGCGGCGGGTGTGTTCACCGGCATCATGAACGAGAGCGGGATGATCAAGGCCGTGGCGAGCGCTGCCGCCGGTCATATGCCCGCCGCGCTGGGGCCGCATCTGCCCCCGGTGGTGGCGGTGCTGTCCATGCCGCTCAGCCTGATTTTCGACCCCGACAGTTTCTATTTCGGCGTCCTGCCCGTGCTGGCCGAGGTCGCCGCGCACTTCGGCCTGCCCCCGGTGCAGGTCGCGCAGGCCGCCCTGCTGGGCCAGATGACCACCGGCTTTCCGGTCAGCCCGCTGACCCCTGCCACATTCCTTGTCGCGGGCCTTTCGGGGGTCGAACTGGCCGCACATCAACGCTTTGCCATTCCATGGCTGTTCGCCGCCTCGCTGGTGATGACGGCCGCCGCGCTTGTTTTGGGAGTTTTCAGCCTGTGA
- a CDS encoding LysR family transcriptional regulator, with the protein MSRTPSLSSLRLFLQVARSLSFSETARMANLSQPALSRTIKLLEEDLGVRLFDRNSRNVRLSSAGAALLPTVERLTGDFDQAFRELKQTFEGQRGRVVVGALPSVAANLLPRVIAHFRQSHPHVEIILRENLTSGLYQSLQDRMIDFAISIEPNAQAEIEFTPMLEDACVLVCHARDAGVIPDPAPWSVFRDMPFIGMEPRSSVRMLTDAAFARADIVTPVLFECSQLATVGGLIAAGLGISLLPQSTLPLLANNAEIAWRPMQPPLASRWIGISRMVGRTLSPAAQAFLDAMSACHPCAKIIEG; encoded by the coding sequence ATGTCGCGCACCCCAAGCCTGTCCAGCCTCCGCCTCTTCCTCCAGGTCGCCCGCTCGCTCAGCTTCAGCGAGACCGCGCGCATGGCCAATCTCTCGCAGCCCGCGCTCAGCCGGACGATCAAGCTGCTGGAGGAGGATCTGGGCGTTCGCCTGTTCGACCGCAATTCGCGCAATGTCCGCCTGTCCAGCGCGGGCGCGGCGCTCCTGCCCACGGTCGAGCGCCTGACCGGCGATTTCGATCAGGCGTTTCGTGAATTGAAGCAGACCTTTGAAGGACAGAGGGGCCGCGTGGTGGTCGGCGCCTTGCCCTCGGTGGCGGCCAATCTGCTGCCCCGCGTCATTGCCCATTTTCGCCAGAGCCACCCCCATGTCGAGATCATCCTGCGCGAAAACCTGACATCGGGCCTGTATCAAAGCTTGCAGGACCGGATGATCGACTTTGCCATTTCCATCGAACCCAATGCGCAGGCCGAGATCGAGTTTACGCCGATGCTGGAGGATGCCTGCGTGCTGGTGTGCCATGCGCGCGATGCGGGCGTGATTCCCGATCCCGCGCCATGGTCGGTGTTTCGCGATATGCCCTTTATCGGCATGGAGCCGCGCAGCAGCGTGCGCATGTTGACCGACGCTGCCTTTGCCCGCGCCGATATTGTCACGCCGGTCTTGTTCGAATGTTCGCAATTGGCCACGGTCGGGGGGCTGATCGCGGCGGGGCTGGGCATTTCGCTGCTGCCGCAATCGACGCTGCCCTTGCTGGCCAACAATGCCGAAATTGCCTGGCGCCCGATGCAGCCGCCGCTGGCCTCGCGATGGATCGGCATCTCGCGCATGGTTGGGCGCACGCTCTCGCCCGCCGCCCAGGCCTTTCTTGATGCGATGAGCGCCTGCCATCCATGCGCCAAAATTATAGAAGGATAG